From Pseudomonas sp. StFLB209, a single genomic window includes:
- a CDS encoding HU family DNA-binding protein → MNKSELIDAIAASADIPKAAAGRALDAVIESVTGALKAGDSVVLVGFGTFSVTDRPARVGRNPQTGKTLEIPAAKKPVFKAGKALKEAVN, encoded by the coding sequence GTGAACAAGTCGGAACTGATTGATGCTATCGCTGCATCTGCTGATATCCCGAAAGCTGCTGCTGGCCGTGCGCTGGATGCAGTGATCGAATCCGTCACTGGCGCTCTGAAGGCTGGCGACTCGGTTGTTCTGGTTGGCTTTGGTACGTTCTCCGTTACTGACCGTCCTGCCCGTGTAGGTCGTAACCCGCAGACTGGCAAGACCCTGGAAATTCCAGCGGCCAAGAAGCCAGTATTCAAAGCCGGCAAGGCTCTGAAAGAAGCTGTCAACTAA
- a CDS encoding SurA N-terminal domain-containing protein has translation MLQNIRDNSQGWIAKTIIGIIVALMALTGIEAMFTSSSSKQNAAEVNGEEVTQNELSQAVDMQRRQLAQQLAQQLGKDFDPALLDEKLLRESALKGLIERKLLLQAAADDKFAFSEAAVDQQLLMTPEFQVDGKFSADRFDQVIRQLGYSRLQFRQMLTQEMLIAQTRAGIAGSAFVTDAQVEAFARLEKQTRDSATLTIAANTAGVSVSDDEVKAHYDQHAKEFMSPEQVVLDYIELKKSAFFDKVQVKDADLQAAYQQEIANLTEQRRAAHILIEVGDKVNDQQAKAKLEEIQQRLAKGEDFAALAKEFSQDPGSSTKGGDLGYAGKGVYDPAFEDALYALNKDQVSQPVRSDYGWHLIKLLGVEAPSVPSFASLKDKLTADLKSQQVEQKFVEVTKQLQDAAFESADLSQPAQDLGLKVQTTAAFGREGGEGLTANRAVIQAAFSPQVLEEGSNSNVLELDPDTVLVVRAKEHLQPQQLPLEQVAGAIRNQLVHDKAAAAAKAKGEALLAGLRDGKVALAARQDGIEWKVLEAVSRGQDGVDPAVLQTLFRMPKPEGQDKSEYASLSARDGSFVIVRLKGVNQAAAPSEEEKAQYRRFLASRAGQQDFSAYRAELEHKAKIEKY, from the coding sequence ATGCTGCAGAACATCAGGGACAATTCCCAAGGCTGGATTGCCAAAACCATTATCGGGATCATCGTTGCGCTGATGGCCCTGACGGGCATCGAAGCGATGTTCACCTCTTCGAGCAGCAAGCAGAATGCTGCCGAGGTGAATGGCGAAGAGGTGACCCAAAACGAATTGAGTCAAGCGGTCGATATGCAACGTCGCCAACTGGCTCAGCAATTGGCTCAGCAGTTGGGCAAGGACTTCGATCCTGCGCTGCTGGACGAAAAGCTGCTGCGTGAATCGGCTCTCAAGGGCCTGATCGAGCGCAAACTGCTGTTGCAGGCAGCCGCAGACGACAAGTTCGCCTTTTCCGAAGCCGCCGTTGACCAGCAACTGTTGATGACGCCTGAGTTCCAGGTCGATGGCAAATTCAGTGCCGACCGGTTTGATCAGGTCATTCGTCAATTGGGCTATAGCCGTCTGCAGTTCCGGCAGATGCTGACCCAGGAAATGCTCATCGCTCAGACCCGTGCCGGTATCGCTGGCAGCGCGTTCGTGACCGATGCCCAGGTCGAGGCGTTTGCCCGACTGGAGAAGCAGACCCGTGATTCGGCCACCCTGACCATTGCTGCCAATACAGCTGGCGTTTCGGTAAGCGATGACGAGGTCAAGGCCCACTACGATCAGCACGCCAAGGAGTTCATGAGCCCCGAGCAAGTGGTTCTGGACTATATCGAGCTGAAGAAGTCGGCGTTCTTTGACAAGGTTCAGGTCAAGGATGCAGACCTGCAGGCCGCTTACCAGCAGGAAATAGCCAATCTGACCGAACAGCGTCGGGCTGCGCACATCCTGATCGAAGTCGGCGACAAGGTGAACGATCAGCAGGCCAAGGCCAAACTGGAAGAAATCCAGCAGCGCCTGGCCAAAGGTGAAGACTTTGCCGCCCTGGCCAAAGAGTTCTCTCAGGATCCGGGTTCGTCCACCAAGGGCGGTGATCTGGGTTACGCCGGCAAGGGGGTATACGACCCGGCTTTCGAAGATGCCCTGTACGCGCTGAACAAGGACCAGGTCTCGCAGCCGGTACGCAGCGATTACGGCTGGCACCTGATCAAGCTGCTGGGCGTTGAAGCACCTTCGGTGCCGAGCTTCGCCAGCCTCAAGGACAAGCTGACCGCCGACCTGAAATCGCAACAGGTTGAGCAGAAGTTCGTCGAAGTCACCAAGCAACTGCAGGACGCGGCATTTGAGTCTGCCGATCTGAGCCAGCCGGCTCAGGATCTGGGGCTCAAGGTCCAGACCACCGCGGCGTTCGGGCGTGAAGGTGGTGAAGGTCTGACAGCCAACCGTGCGGTGATCCAGGCAGCGTTCAGTCCGCAAGTGCTGGAAGAGGGTTCCAACAGCAACGTGCTGGAACTTGATCCTGACACCGTGCTGGTGGTGCGCGCCAAGGAGCACCTGCAGCCTCAGCAACTGCCACTGGAACAAGTGGCCGGCGCCATTCGTAACCAGTTGGTCCATGACAAGGCTGCCGCTGCGGCCAAAGCCAAGGGCGAGGCGCTGCTCGCGGGCCTGCGCGATGGCAAGGTTGCGCTGGCTGCGCGCCAGGACGGTATCGAGTGGAAGGTTCTGGAAGCGGTCAGCCGCGGTCAGGACGGTGTCGATCCGGCTGTGTTGCAGACCCTGTTCCGTATGCCCAAGCCTGAAGGCCAGGACAAGTCCGAGTACGCCAGCCTGAGCGCTCGTGACGGCAGCTTCGTGATTGTGCGCCTCAAGGGCGTCAACCAGGCCGCTGCGCCGTCTGAAGAGGAAAAGGCCCAGTACCGCCGCTTCCTGGCATCGCGTGCCGGGCAGCAGGATTTCTCGGCCTATCGTGCCGAGCTGGAGCACAAGGCCAAGATCGAGAAGTACTAA
- the fabI gene encoding enoyl-ACP reductase FabI codes for MGFLAGKRVLIVGVASKLSIASGIAAAMHREGAELAFTYQNDKLKGRVEEFAAGWGSSAELCFPCDVASDEEIAKVFEELGKKWDGLDVIVHSVGYAPGDQLDGDFTDATTREGFRIAHDISAYSFVALAKGGRELMKGRNGSLLTLSYLGAERTMPNYNVMGMAKASLEAGVRYLAGSLGAEGTRVNAVSAGPIRTLAASGIKNFRKMLAANEAQTPLRRNVTIEEVGNAAAFLCSDLASGISGEIMYVDGGFNTTAMGNIEE; via the coding sequence ATGGGTTTTCTCGCCGGTAAGCGCGTCCTGATCGTCGGTGTCGCCAGTAAACTGTCCATCGCATCCGGCATCGCTGCCGCCATGCACCGGGAAGGTGCAGAGCTTGCCTTCACTTATCAGAACGACAAGCTCAAGGGCCGTGTCGAAGAATTCGCCGCTGGCTGGGGTTCGAGCGCCGAGCTGTGCTTCCCTTGCGATGTGGCCAGCGATGAAGAAATCGCCAAGGTCTTTGAAGAGCTGGGCAAGAAGTGGGATGGTCTGGACGTGATCGTGCACTCGGTTGGCTACGCCCCGGGCGACCAGCTCGATGGCGACTTCACCGACGCCACCACCCGTGAAGGTTTCCGCATCGCTCACGACATCAGCGCTTACAGCTTCGTGGCACTGGCCAAAGGCGGTCGTGAGCTGATGAAAGGCCGCAATGGCAGCCTGCTGACCCTGTCGTACCTGGGCGCCGAGCGCACCATGCCAAACTACAACGTGATGGGCATGGCCAAGGCCAGCCTGGAAGCCGGCGTACGTTACCTGGCCGGCAGCCTGGGCGCTGAAGGCACTCGCGTCAACGCCGTGTCGGCTGGCCCGATCCGCACCCTGGCCGCTTCCGGCATCAAGAACTTCCGCAAGATGCTGGCCGCCAACGAGGCCCAGACCCCACTGCGCCGCAACGTGACCATCGAAGAAGTCGGCAACGCCGCCGCCTTCCTGTGCTCGGACCTGGCATCGGGCATCAGCGGTGAAATCATGTACGTCGACGGTGGCTTCAACACCACTGCGATGGGCAACATCGAAGAGTAA
- a CDS encoding ABC transporter ATP-binding protein, producing the protein MSQDNLIEIRDLAVEFTTGDNRQRVVEGVNLDIRRGETLALVGESGSGKSVTAHSILRLLPYPIASHPKGSIRYAGEDLLSLSEKRLRGLRGNRIAMIFQEPMTSLNPLHSVEKQINEVLALHKGLTGQAARKRTLELLELVGISEPHKRLKALPHELSGGQRQRVMIAMALANEPELLIADEPTTALDVTVQLKILELLKQLQARLGMALLLISHDLNVVRQIAHRVCVMQRGSIVEQASCEQLFRSPRHPYTQMLINAEPSGRPVANVPGKPLLEVENLRVWFPIKKGLFKRTVDHVRAVDGVDFSLPQGQTLGIVGESGSGKSTLGLAILRLLSSEGAIRFQGQPLNGLTQQQVRPLRRQMQVVFQDPFGSLSPRMSVAEIVGEGLRIHNIGSAQEQQVAIVEALKEVGLDPETRHRYPHEFSGGQRQRIAIARALVLKPALILLDEPTSALDRTVQRQVVELLRSLQAKYNLTYLFISHDLAVVKALSHQLMVVKQGKVVEQGAAEAVFAAPQHPYTQQLLEAAFMAPVAVD; encoded by the coding sequence ATGAGCCAGGACAATCTGATCGAAATCCGCGACCTGGCGGTCGAATTCACCACCGGTGATAACCGTCAGCGCGTGGTCGAAGGCGTTAATCTGGATATCCGCCGGGGTGAAACCCTGGCGTTGGTCGGCGAAAGCGGCTCGGGCAAGTCAGTCACCGCGCATTCGATTCTGCGCCTGCTGCCCTACCCTATCGCCAGCCATCCCAAAGGCAGCATCCGCTATGCCGGCGAAGACCTGCTGAGCCTCAGTGAAAAACGCCTGCGCGGCCTGCGCGGCAACCGCATCGCGATGATCTTCCAGGAGCCGATGACCTCGCTCAATCCGCTGCATTCGGTGGAGAAGCAGATCAATGAGGTGCTCGCCCTGCACAAGGGGCTGACCGGTCAGGCGGCGCGTAAACGGACGCTGGAGCTGCTGGAGCTGGTGGGTATCAGCGAGCCGCACAAGCGACTCAAGGCCTTGCCCCATGAGCTGTCTGGCGGCCAGCGCCAACGAGTCATGATTGCCATGGCGCTGGCCAACGAGCCGGAGCTACTGATCGCCGACGAACCGACCACCGCGCTGGACGTCACGGTGCAGCTGAAAATCCTCGAACTGCTCAAGCAGTTGCAGGCCCGCCTGGGCATGGCGCTGCTGCTGATCAGCCACGATCTGAACGTGGTTCGACAAATAGCCCATCGGGTATGTGTCATGCAGCGCGGTTCCATCGTCGAACAGGCATCGTGCGAACAATTGTTCCGTTCGCCCCGGCACCCGTACACCCAAATGCTGATCAATGCCGAGCCCAGTGGTCGCCCGGTGGCCAATGTGCCAGGCAAGCCATTACTGGAAGTCGAGAACCTGCGGGTCTGGTTCCCGATCAAAAAAGGCTTGTTCAAACGCACTGTTGATCACGTCAGAGCAGTCGATGGCGTAGACTTCAGCCTGCCGCAGGGGCAGACACTGGGGATCGTCGGGGAAAGCGGATCAGGCAAGTCCACGCTGGGCCTGGCGATTTTGCGGCTATTGAGCAGCGAAGGCGCCATACGGTTTCAAGGGCAGCCCCTGAACGGGCTGACGCAGCAGCAGGTTCGTCCGTTGCGGCGGCAGATGCAGGTGGTGTTCCAGGACCCGTTTGGCAGCCTGAGCCCGCGCATGTCAGTGGCTGAAATCGTGGGTGAAGGTTTACGCATTCACAACATCGGCAGCGCCCAGGAACAACAGGTCGCGATCGTCGAAGCACTCAAAGAGGTAGGCCTGGACCCGGAAACCCGGCACCGCTACCCCCACGAGTTCTCCGGCGGGCAACGACAAAGAATCGCCATTGCCCGGGCATTGGTGTTAAAACCGGCGCTGATTCTGCTGGACGAGCCCACTTCGGCGCTCGACCGGACCGTCCAGCGCCAGGTAGTCGAGCTGCTACGCTCGCTGCAAGCCAAGTACAACCTGACCTATCTGTTCATCAGTCATGACCTGGCTGTGGTCAAGGCGCTGAGCCATCAACTGATGGTGGTCAAGCAAGGCAAAGTGGTCGAACAAGGTGCAGCAGAGGCTGTTTTCGCCGCACCGCAACATCCTTACACACAGCAGCTGCTGGAAGCCGCCTTCATGGCACCAGTAGCTGTCGATTAA
- a CDS encoding ABC transporter permease — protein MPLSPLNRRRFERFKANRRGWWSLWLFMALFVLSLGAELIANDKPLAVRYDGQWYFPVFERYPETTFGGEFPLEANYKSPYIQDLLAAKDGWTLWAPIPYSYQSINYDLKVPAPAPPSPDNWLGTDDQGRDVLARVIYGFRISVLFALTLTLLSSVIGVIAGALQGFYGGWVDLLGQRFLEVWSGLPVLYLLIILASFVQPNFWWLLGIMLLFSWMSLVDVVRAEFLRGRNLEYVRAARALGMRDGEIMFRHILPNAMISTMTFMPFILTGAIGTLTALDFLGFGLPAGAPSLGELVAQGKANLQAPWLGISAFAVLAIMLSLLVFIGESARDAFDPRK, from the coding sequence ATGCCGTTGTCCCCCCTCAATCGCCGCCGCTTCGAGCGCTTCAAGGCCAACCGCCGTGGCTGGTGGTCTCTGTGGCTGTTCATGGCCCTGTTCGTCCTCAGCCTGGGCGCTGAATTGATCGCCAATGACAAACCGCTGGCAGTGCGTTACGACGGCCAGTGGTACTTTCCGGTGTTCGAGCGCTACCCGGAAACCACCTTCGGCGGCGAGTTTCCGCTGGAAGCCAATTACAAAAGCCCCTATATCCAGGACCTGCTCGCCGCCAAAGATGGCTGGACGCTTTGGGCACCGATCCCCTACAGCTACCAGAGCATCAACTACGACCTGAAAGTCCCCGCCCCGGCTCCGCCGTCACCGGACAACTGGCTGGGCACCGATGACCAGGGCCGCGATGTACTGGCCCGGGTCATCTATGGCTTTCGTATTTCGGTGCTGTTCGCATTGACCCTGACGCTACTCAGCTCGGTCATCGGCGTGATTGCCGGTGCGCTGCAAGGCTTCTATGGCGGCTGGGTCGACCTGCTGGGCCAGCGGTTTCTGGAAGTCTGGTCGGGCCTGCCGGTGCTTTACCTGCTGATCATTCTTGCCAGCTTCGTACAACCCAACTTCTGGTGGCTGCTGGGCATCATGCTGCTATTTTCGTGGATGAGCCTGGTTGACGTGGTGCGCGCCGAGTTTCTGCGCGGCCGCAATCTTGAATACGTGCGTGCAGCCCGGGCACTGGGCATGCGCGATGGCGAAATCATGTTCCGGCACATTCTGCCCAACGCGATGATCTCGACCATGACCTTCATGCCGTTTATCCTCACCGGCGCCATCGGCACCCTGACCGCATTGGATTTTCTCGGCTTCGGCCTGCCAGCCGGCGCACCGTCGCTCGGCGAGCTGGTCGCCCAGGGCAAGGCCAACCTGCAGGCCCCCTGGCTGGGCATCAGCGCCTTTGCGGTACTGGCGATCATGCTCAGCCTGCTGGTGTTCATCGGTGAATCGGCCCGCGACGCCTTCGACCCAAGGAAATGA
- a CDS encoding microcin C ABC transporter permease YejB, with product MLAYILRRLLLIIPTLLGILIINFIIVQAAPGGPVEQTIAKLEGFDGATSRIGGGGSEVGVAGSSYRGAQGLDPALIEEIERMYGFDKPAPERLWIMIKNYAQLDFGTSFFRDAKVTDLILEKMPVSISLGLWSTLIMYLVSIPLGIAKATRHGSQFDVWTSSAIVVGYAIPAFLFAILLIVLFAGGSYLDWFPLRGLTSNNFDELSTTGKLLDYFWHLVLPITALVIGNFATLTLLTKNSFLDEISKQYVITAKAKGLSNNRVLYGHVFRNAMLLVIAGFPAAFIGIFFTGSLLVEVIFSLDGLGLMSFESAINRDYPVVFGTLFIFTLLGLVVKLIGDLTYTLVDPRIDFESREH from the coding sequence ATGCTGGCTTATATCCTGCGGCGCCTGCTGCTGATCATTCCGACCCTACTGGGCATCCTGATCATCAACTTCATTATCGTCCAGGCCGCCCCTGGCGGGCCGGTGGAACAGACGATCGCCAAGCTCGAAGGCTTCGACGGCGCCACCAGCCGCATCGGCGGCGGTGGCTCGGAGGTCGGCGTGGCCGGCTCCAGCTACCGGGGTGCACAAGGCCTGGACCCGGCTTTGATCGAAGAAATCGAGCGTATGTACGGCTTCGACAAACCGGCGCCGGAACGCTTGTGGATCATGATCAAGAACTACGCCCAACTGGACTTCGGCACCAGTTTCTTCCGCGACGCCAAGGTCACCGACCTGATTCTGGAAAAGATGCCGGTTTCAATTTCGCTGGGGTTATGGAGCACCCTGATCATGTACCTGGTGTCGATCCCGCTGGGGATCGCCAAGGCCACCCGGCACGGCAGCCAATTCGACGTGTGGACCAGTTCGGCCATCGTCGTGGGGTATGCAATTCCGGCGTTCCTGTTCGCGATTCTGTTGATCGTGCTGTTCGCCGGTGGCAGTTATCTGGACTGGTTCCCGCTACGCGGCCTGACCTCGAACAACTTCGATGAGCTGAGCACCACCGGCAAATTGCTGGATTACTTCTGGCATCTGGTGCTGCCGATCACCGCTCTGGTCATTGGTAACTTCGCGACCCTGACCCTGCTGACCAAAAACAGCTTCCTCGACGAAATCAGCAAGCAATACGTGATCACCGCCAAGGCCAAGGGCCTGAGTAACAACCGGGTGCTGTACGGCCATGTATTCCGCAACGCCATGTTGCTGGTGATTGCCGGTTTTCCGGCGGCATTCATTGGCATATTTTTCACCGGTTCCTTGCTGGTCGAGGTGATCTTCTCGCTCGACGGTCTGGGCCTGATGAGTTTCGAGTCGGCCATCAACCGCGACTATCCGGTGGTGTTCGGCACCCTGTTCATCTTCACCCTGCTGGGCCTGGTGGTGAAACTGATCGGCGATCTGACCTATACCCTGGTCGACCCGCGCATCGACTTCGAAAGCAGGGAGCATTGA
- a CDS encoding extracellular solute-binding protein, whose translation MNPMRTLLASAGSLLLVALACTAQAAPQHAVTLYDEAPKYPANFKHFDYVNPDAPKGGTFRQAGFGSFDSLNPFISKGTAAADISMIYDTLARSSLDEPLTEYGLIAEKIEKAPDNMWVRFYLRPQARFHDGHPIRAEDVEFTFNTLIKDGAPLYRAYYAGIDKVIVEDPLRVKFVFKDSHSRELPLIIGQLPVLPKHFWATRDFTKGNLELPLGNGPYKVTQVKAGRSLRFERVKDYWAKDLPVNRGLYNFDVMTVDYYRDPDVALEALKAGQYDYREENTAKNWASAYDVPAVRDGRLIKEELPNGNPQGMQGFILNLRRPVFQDPRVREALTLLFDFEWTNKQLFSGSYTRTRSYFDNSEMASSGLPTGEELKLLEALRGKIPERVFTEPFTLPVNDGSGMIRPQLRRAYQLLQEAGWQIKDDRMTDAQGNPVKLEFLMVQTAFERVMLPYKRNLKDLGIELSIRRVDVAEYMNRLRSRDFDMIVSSFPQSSSPGNEQREFFHSVSADRPGSRNYMGLNDPAVDALVDGLIRADSRESLVAHTRALDRVLLWGFYVVPNWHIKSWRIAYWDHLAHPQAKALSDIGLSSWWAKPDVQPAPPSQPPVSEDDSTGDTATGNEER comes from the coding sequence ATGAACCCGATGCGTACGCTGTTGGCCAGCGCCGGCAGCCTGTTGCTGGTGGCCCTGGCCTGCACCGCCCAGGCTGCTCCCCAGCATGCCGTGACCCTGTACGACGAAGCGCCCAAGTACCCGGCGAACTTCAAGCATTTCGATTACGTGAACCCCGATGCGCCCAAGGGCGGGACCTTTCGCCAGGCCGGGTTCGGCAGCTTCGACAGCCTCAACCCCTTCATCAGCAAGGGCACAGCCGCCGCCGATATCAGCATGATCTACGACACTCTGGCGCGCTCCAGCCTCGATGAGCCGCTCACCGAATATGGCCTGATCGCTGAAAAAATCGAAAAAGCCCCTGACAACATGTGGGTGCGTTTCTATCTGCGCCCTCAGGCGCGCTTTCACGATGGCCACCCGATTCGTGCCGAAGACGTCGAGTTCACCTTCAATACCCTGATCAAGGACGGTGCGCCGCTGTACCGCGCCTACTATGCCGGCATCGACAAGGTCATCGTCGAAGACCCGTTGCGAGTCAAATTCGTCTTCAAGGACAGCCACAGCCGTGAGCTGCCACTGATCATCGGCCAGTTGCCGGTATTGCCCAAGCATTTCTGGGCGACGCGCGACTTCACCAAGGGCAATCTTGAATTGCCGCTGGGCAACGGGCCGTACAAGGTCACCCAGGTCAAGGCCGGTCGCTCGCTGCGCTTCGAGCGGGTCAAGGACTACTGGGCCAAGGATCTGCCGGTTAACCGTGGGCTTTACAACTTCGATGTGATGACCGTTGACTACTACCGCGACCCCGATGTGGCCCTGGAGGCGCTCAAGGCCGGGCAGTATGACTACCGCGAAGAAAACACTGCAAAGAACTGGGCCAGCGCCTATGACGTGCCGGCGGTGCGTGACGGACGCCTGATCAAGGAAGAGCTGCCCAACGGCAACCCGCAAGGCATGCAGGGCTTCATCCTCAACCTGCGTCGCCCGGTGTTCCAGGACCCAAGGGTGCGCGAAGCACTGACCTTGCTGTTCGATTTCGAGTGGACCAACAAGCAGCTATTCAGCGGCTCCTACACCCGTACCCGCAGCTACTTCGACAACTCGGAAATGGCCTCCAGCGGACTGCCCACCGGTGAAGAGCTGAAACTGCTTGAAGCGCTGCGCGGCAAGATTCCTGAGCGGGTATTCACCGAGCCCTTCACGCTGCCGGTCAACGACGGCAGCGGCATGATCCGCCCGCAATTGCGCCGCGCCTACCAGCTGTTGCAGGAGGCTGGCTGGCAGATCAAGGATGATCGCATGACCGACGCCCAGGGCAACCCGGTGAAGCTTGAGTTCCTGATGGTGCAGACCGCCTTCGAGCGGGTCATGCTGCCCTACAAGCGCAACCTCAAGGATCTGGGGATTGAACTGTCGATCCGTCGGGTCGATGTCGCCGAATACATGAACCGCCTGCGCTCACGGGACTTCGACATGATCGTCAGCAGCTTCCCGCAGTCCAGCTCGCCTGGCAATGAACAGCGCGAATTCTTCCACTCGGTCAGCGCCGACCGTCCCGGCAGCCGTAACTACATGGGCCTGAACGATCCGGCAGTCGATGCATTGGTTGACGGCCTGATCCGCGCCGACTCGCGCGAAAGCCTGGTGGCCCATACCCGTGCCCTGGACCGGGTGCTGCTGTGGGGCTTTTACGTGGTGCCCAACTGGCATATCAAGAGCTGGCGCATCGCTTACTGGGACCACTTGGCGCATCCGCAAGCCAAGGCGCTGTCGGACATCGGCCTAAGCAGTTGGTGGGCCAAGCCAGATGTCCAGCCTGCACCGCCAAGCCAGCCGCCAGTCAGTGAAGATGACAGCACCGGCGACACCGCCACCGGCAACGAGGAACGCTGA
- a CDS encoding extracellular solute-binding protein, with the protein MIRPILLAISLGLSSNASAAISESHGYAQFGALKYPASFTHFDWVNPEAPKNGTLRIMAFGTFDTLNPYTFKGTSPVETGNFLQYGVNELNEPLMVGTGAYDPSGDEPTSSYGLIARSVEYSEDRSWVVYNLRPQARFHDGQPITAYDVAFSYRTLLKDGHPQYRTALQEVQRVDILNRHRIRFVFKRVGNPLLIMRLGEMPVLPQHYWKDRDFKATTFDPPLGSGPYRISNVQPGRQLIFERVKDYWAKDLPVNRGKYNFDRVEVEFYRDSEVAFEAFKAGEFDIYIEHQAKNWANGYNFAALQRGEVVRAAIAHQIPTQTQGLFMNTRRSTFSDVRVREALGLMFNFEWTNRALFSNAYQRSTSYYPNSEFSASGLPSGREWLMLSQYRERLPASLFSQPFSLPASDGGGLPRETLRKALALLGEAGWTFSGQRLVNAQQQPLRFEILLVNPNLERILQPYVEDLRRIGIDAGLRTVDRAQYKQRLDRFDFDMILMTLSQTLSPGLEQWQYFHSSQAAVNGSKNYAGISSPVVDGLLNQLLAASSREDQVAAARALDRVLLSEHYMIPNWYLNNHRLAWRNRFAMVTTPPYTLGLRAWWLKPQENTR; encoded by the coding sequence GTGATTCGTCCCATCCTGTTAGCCATCAGCCTGGGCTTGAGCTCCAATGCCAGCGCCGCCATCAGCGAAAGCCATGGCTACGCGCAGTTTGGCGCGCTCAAGTACCCGGCCAGCTTTACCCACTTCGACTGGGTCAATCCCGAGGCGCCGAAAAACGGCACCTTACGGATCATGGCATTCGGCACCTTCGACACCCTGAACCCTTATACCTTCAAGGGCACCAGCCCGGTCGAGACCGGCAACTTCCTGCAGTACGGCGTCAATGAGCTGAATGAACCGCTGATGGTGGGCACCGGTGCTTACGACCCATCCGGCGATGAGCCGACCTCCAGTTACGGGCTGATAGCCCGCAGTGTCGAGTACAGCGAGGACCGTAGCTGGGTGGTCTACAACCTGCGCCCGCAAGCCCGTTTTCATGATGGCCAGCCGATCACGGCTTATGATGTGGCGTTCTCTTATCGCACCCTGCTCAAGGACGGCCACCCACAGTACCGCACCGCCTTGCAGGAAGTGCAGCGGGTCGACATTCTCAACCGTCACCGCATCCGCTTCGTGTTCAAACGGGTCGGCAATCCACTGCTGATCATGCGCCTGGGCGAGATGCCGGTGCTGCCCCAGCATTACTGGAAAGACCGCGACTTCAAGGCCACCACCTTCGACCCGCCGCTGGGCAGCGGCCCGTACCGGATCAGCAACGTCCAGCCCGGTCGCCAGTTGATCTTCGAGCGGGTCAAGGATTACTGGGCTAAAGACCTGCCGGTCAATCGCGGCAAATACAATTTCGACCGGGTCGAAGTGGAGTTCTACCGCGACAGTGAGGTGGCCTTCGAAGCCTTCAAAGCCGGTGAGTTCGACATTTATATCGAGCACCAGGCCAAGAACTGGGCCAACGGCTACAACTTCGCAGCGTTGCAACGTGGCGAGGTCGTCAGGGCTGCCATAGCCCACCAGATCCCGACCCAGACCCAGGGTCTGTTCATGAACACCCGGCGCAGCACCTTCAGCGACGTGCGGGTGCGCGAAGCACTGGGGCTGATGTTCAATTTCGAGTGGACCAACCGGGCACTGTTCAGCAACGCCTACCAGCGCTCGACCAGCTATTACCCCAACAGCGAGTTTTCCGCCAGCGGGCTGCCCAGTGGCCGCGAATGGCTGATGCTATCCCAGTACCGCGAGCGTCTGCCGGCCAGCCTGTTCAGCCAGCCGTTCAGCCTGCCTGCCAGCGACGGTGGCGGCCTCCCGCGCGAGACACTGCGCAAGGCTCTGGCGCTGCTCGGCGAAGCCGGCTGGACATTCTCCGGGCAACGCCTGGTCAACGCCCAACAGCAACCGCTGCGCTTCGAAATCCTGCTGGTCAATCCCAACCTGGAGCGCATCCTGCAGCCTTATGTAGAGGATCTGCGGCGCATCGGCATCGACGCAGGGCTGCGAACCGTGGACCGCGCCCAGTACAAGCAGCGCCTGGACCGTTTCGATTTCGACATGATCCTCATGACCCTGTCGCAGACCCTGAGTCCGGGCCTGGAACAGTGGCAGTACTTTCATTCCAGCCAGGCCGCCGTGAATGGCAGCAAGAACTACGCGGGCATTAGCAGCCCGGTGGTCGACGGCCTGCTCAACCAGTTGCTCGCCGCCTCCAGCCGCGAAGATCAGGTCGCCGCAGCCAGGGCACTTGACCGGGTTTTGCTGTCAGAGCACTACATGATTCCCAACTGGTATCTGAACAACCACCGCCTGGCCTGGCGCAATCGCTTCGCCATGGTCACCACGCCGCCCTATACCCTGGGCTTGCGCGCGTGGTGGCTCAAGCCTCAGGAGAACACCCGATGA